The following are encoded together in the Oncorhynchus kisutch isolate 150728-3 linkage group LG8, Okis_V2, whole genome shotgun sequence genome:
- the pygo1 gene encoding pygopus homolog 1 isoform X2, whose protein sequence is MSKEQDKDTFSLKRTRGGDGGLDDLGGPGVLLDSPDKKKCKSNAQAPFFAPLSEYAPSPNRSADHLVAANPFDDNYNAPSFKPLSSGNPYFGNPHYPGCSGYGPPRMDHLMPNRMPSSYRGPYQIRNQLHPFAQTQMGMGFNRPPGFNYGYHENPNYGNHPPLNNNSIMPLPPNQSFRPGPRGNLNQVHLHNVTQSTSPDMGPSFRSAVIPIGNPPPRPGMDSSPGFIRQQQNNSFTQSNTPTPKQDMSEVVSSKSTSQNTSPQKRSHGSEEIMGQKNSVDLKSKNRGALVCQGASQPITTEKINGIIHPNNDSLKKSPQSGRHMEAAPLERSRSNGGGGVVINKTLMHPNRPSHSSTEPVFPCGICLNEVNDDQEAILCEASCQKWFHRVCTGMTETAYNLLTAEVSAVWGCDICMEEKGAQLHRTKEITGQPAGQQPTVNSE, encoded by the exons GTGGAGATGGTGGGCTTGATGATCTAGGAGGGCCGGGTGTTTTGCTGGATAGCCCAGACAAGAAAAAGTGCAAGTCGAACGCACAG GCTCCTTTCTTCGCTCCCCTATCTGAGTATGCTCCATCACCAAACCGAAGTGCCGACCACCTAGTGGCTGCCAATCCTTTTGATGACAACTACAACGCACCATCTTTCAAGCCTCTGTCCTCTGGGAACCCATATTTTGGCAACCCGCACTACCCTGGCTGCAGTGGATATGGCCCGCCCAGGATGGACCACCTCATGCCCAATAGGATGCCCTCTTCTTACAGGGGTCCCTACCAGATACGAAACCAGCTCCACCCTTTTGCCCAGACTCAAATGGGCATGGGGTTCAATCGACCCCCCGGCTTTAACTATGGTTACCATGAAAATCCCAATTATGGTAACCATCCACCATTAAACAACAACAGTATCATGCCACTTCCACCCAATCAATCTTTCAGACCAGGTCCCCGTGGCAACTTAAATCAGGTGCATCTGCATAATGTGACCCAAAGCACTTCTCCTGACATGGGCCCGAGCTTTAGATCAGCGGTCATCCCAATTGGGAATCCACCTCCCCGACCCGGCATGGACTCTAGTCCCGGTTTTATTCGGCAGCAGCAAAACAACAGCTTTACCCAGTCCAATACACCCACACCTAAACAGGACATGAGTGAGGTGGTGTCAAGCAAAAGTACATCCCAGAATACATCTCCACAGAAACGAAGCCATGGCTCAGAGGAGATCATGGGTCAGAAAAACTCTGTCGACCTGAAATCAAAGAATAGAGGCGCCCTGGTCTGTCAGGGTGCAAGTCAGCCTATCACCACAGAGAAAATCAACGGCATCATCCATCCCAATAATGATTCTCTGAAGAAGTCCCCACAGTCAGGCAGGCACATGGAGGCAGCCCCCCTGGAGCGGAGTAGAAGcaatggaggtggtggtgtggtcATCAATAAGACACTGATGCATCCCAACAggcctagccactcctccacagaGCCTGTGTTTCCATGTGGAATATGCCTGAATGAAGTGAATGATGACCAGGAAGCTATCCTGTGTGAGGCCTCATGTCAAAAATGGTTCCACAGGGTTTGTACTGGAATGACTGAGACAGCTTATAACCTGTTGACAGCAGAGGTGTCGGCAGTGTGGGGCTGTGACATCTGCATGGAGGAGAAAGGGGCACAGCTCCATAGAACAAAGGAGATAACAGGGCAGCCAGCAGGGCAGCAGCCAACAGTTAACAGCGAGTGA
- the pygo1 gene encoding pygopus homolog 1 isoform X1 codes for MLTIISQRDTGYHEVEFVCSSQTLQAIAAILVTHIVVIAPGGRERSGGDGGLDDLGGPGVLLDSPDKKKCKSNAQAPFFAPLSEYAPSPNRSADHLVAANPFDDNYNAPSFKPLSSGNPYFGNPHYPGCSGYGPPRMDHLMPNRMPSSYRGPYQIRNQLHPFAQTQMGMGFNRPPGFNYGYHENPNYGNHPPLNNNSIMPLPPNQSFRPGPRGNLNQVHLHNVTQSTSPDMGPSFRSAVIPIGNPPPRPGMDSSPGFIRQQQNNSFTQSNTPTPKQDMSEVVSSKSTSQNTSPQKRSHGSEEIMGQKNSVDLKSKNRGALVCQGASQPITTEKINGIIHPNNDSLKKSPQSGRHMEAAPLERSRSNGGGGVVINKTLMHPNRPSHSSTEPVFPCGICLNEVNDDQEAILCEASCQKWFHRVCTGMTETAYNLLTAEVSAVWGCDICMEEKGAQLHRTKEITGQPAGQQPTVNSE; via the exons GTGGAGATGGTGGGCTTGATGATCTAGGAGGGCCGGGTGTTTTGCTGGATAGCCCAGACAAGAAAAAGTGCAAGTCGAACGCACAG GCTCCTTTCTTCGCTCCCCTATCTGAGTATGCTCCATCACCAAACCGAAGTGCCGACCACCTAGTGGCTGCCAATCCTTTTGATGACAACTACAACGCACCATCTTTCAAGCCTCTGTCCTCTGGGAACCCATATTTTGGCAACCCGCACTACCCTGGCTGCAGTGGATATGGCCCGCCCAGGATGGACCACCTCATGCCCAATAGGATGCCCTCTTCTTACAGGGGTCCCTACCAGATACGAAACCAGCTCCACCCTTTTGCCCAGACTCAAATGGGCATGGGGTTCAATCGACCCCCCGGCTTTAACTATGGTTACCATGAAAATCCCAATTATGGTAACCATCCACCATTAAACAACAACAGTATCATGCCACTTCCACCCAATCAATCTTTCAGACCAGGTCCCCGTGGCAACTTAAATCAGGTGCATCTGCATAATGTGACCCAAAGCACTTCTCCTGACATGGGCCCGAGCTTTAGATCAGCGGTCATCCCAATTGGGAATCCACCTCCCCGACCCGGCATGGACTCTAGTCCCGGTTTTATTCGGCAGCAGCAAAACAACAGCTTTACCCAGTCCAATACACCCACACCTAAACAGGACATGAGTGAGGTGGTGTCAAGCAAAAGTACATCCCAGAATACATCTCCACAGAAACGAAGCCATGGCTCAGAGGAGATCATGGGTCAGAAAAACTCTGTCGACCTGAAATCAAAGAATAGAGGCGCCCTGGTCTGTCAGGGTGCAAGTCAGCCTATCACCACAGAGAAAATCAACGGCATCATCCATCCCAATAATGATTCTCTGAAGAAGTCCCCACAGTCAGGCAGGCACATGGAGGCAGCCCCCCTGGAGCGGAGTAGAAGcaatggaggtggtggtgtggtcATCAATAAGACACTGATGCATCCCAACAggcctagccactcctccacagaGCCTGTGTTTCCATGTGGAATATGCCTGAATGAAGTGAATGATGACCAGGAAGCTATCCTGTGTGAGGCCTCATGTCAAAAATGGTTCCACAGGGTTTGTACTGGAATGACTGAGACAGCTTATAACCTGTTGACAGCAGAGGTGTCGGCAGTGTGGGGCTGTGACATCTGCATGGAGGAGAAAGGGGCACAGCTCCATAGAACAAAGGAGATAACAGGGCAGCCAGCAGGGCAGCAGCCAACAGTTAACAGCGAGTGA
- the dnaaf4 gene encoding dynein axonemal assembly factor 4: MPLIVKDYTWTQTETIVYINVPLKGVKVGKVDIFSTDEYLKVHFPPFLFEAFLSEPIDDDKSTAKIGNGVAVFTLQKKEERLWEHLVINNNDKDKSREIRERALLKAQAKLAAESKAKATKTQEERKYALETMMKLEEEGRAKIQKMKDDECEKATAQLEAWKLKQRQIAEEEAQLKLQSQRIKVDKQSKSEKIHVPRTSDQCKVKHDQKNSVQSISKKKQVDLPAPRSTGNIQIKFTPRVFPTALRESRVPEEEEWLQKQAEARRAINVNLAELKDLTEEERNPDWLKEKGDKLFATGNYLAAINAYSLAIKLNRKIPAMYSNRAACHLKLRNLHKAIEDSSWALDLLTPPVAGNAGARTRAHVRRGTAFCELELYTEGLQDYQAALTIDPQNETLQADTHKIRQIIQGSAPCSE, encoded by the exons ATGCCTTTGATTGTCAAAGATTacacatggacacagacagaAACGATTGTTTACATAAATGTACCATTAAAAGGAGTAAAGGTTGGGAAAGTAGATATCTTTTCCACAGACGAATATCTGAAG GTACATTTCCCCCCGTTTTTATTTGAAGCCTTCCTGTCTGAGCCGATAGATGATGAcaaaagcacagcaaaaattggaaatgGAGTTGCAGTTTTCACATTGCAGAAAAAGGAGGAGAGACTGTGGGAGCACCTTGTGATTAATAACA ATGACAAAGACAAATCGAGAGAGATCAGGGAAAGAGCACTCTTGAAAGCCCAGGCAAAGCTTGCTGCTGAGTCGAAAGCCAAAGCCACGAAAACACAAGAAGAAAGAAAATATGCACTGGAGACCATGATGAAG CTTGAAGAAGAGGGGAGAGCCAAGATCCAGAAAATGAAGGATGATGAATGTGAGAAAGCAACAGCACAGTTGGAGGCATGGAAACTGAAGCAGAGGCAAATAGCAGAGGAGGAGGCCCAACTAAAGCTACAAAGTCAGAGAATCAAGGTTGACAAACAAAGCAAATCAGAAAAGATACATGTACCCAGAACATCAGACCAATGCAAGGTCAAGCATG ATCAGAAAAACAGTGTTCAATCAATCAGCAAGAAAAAACAGGTGGATTTGCCAGCTCCAAGATCCACAGGCAACATTCAAATCAAGTTCACACCACGAGTGTTTCCCACGGCTCTACGAGAATCAAGAGTaccagaggaggaagag tggcttcagAAGCAGGCCGAGGCCAGAAGGGCAATAAATGTAAACCTGGCAGAGCTGAAGGACCtgacagaagaagagaggaacCCTGACTGGTTAAAGGAGAAAGGAGA CAAATTGTTTGCAACAGGTAACTACTTGGCTGCGATCAATGCTTACAGCCTTGCCATAAAGCTTAACAGAAAGATTCCTGCCATGTATTCAAACCGTGCTGCTTGTCACTTGAAACTAAGGAATCTTCATAAAGCTATTGAGGATTCCTCTTGG GCACTTGATCTGTTGACGCCACCTGTGGCTGGCAATGCAGGTGCCAGAACAAGAGCTCATGTAAGACGAGGCACAGCTTTTTGTGAACTGGAGCTCTATACTGAAG GTCTCCAAGATTACCAGGCTGCTTTGACGATTGATCCTCAAAATGAAACTCTACAAGCTGACACACACAAAATCAGACAAATCATCCAAGGGAGTGCACCCTGTTCCGAAtga